One Brevibacterium spongiae DNA segment encodes these proteins:
- the recO gene encoding DNA repair protein RecO, which produces MHNYRDEGIVLQGHKLGEADRIVTVLTRSHGLVRAVAKGVRRTKSRFGSRLEPFMLIDVQCHVGRNLDIVTQVELIEPFARGIATDFDVYSAASVMAETARSITEVEPQSRTHFLLLVSAIRSLCNREHPPRLSLDAYLLRAMSVAGWAPSLLDCAQCGRPGPHRAFSASLGGAVCTNCRPSGAALPDTDALEHMAALLSGDWERAEASDLHDQIDGSKLVSDWVSWHLERNIRSLRVLEST; this is translated from the coding sequence GTGCACAATTATCGTGATGAAGGCATCGTGCTGCAGGGGCACAAACTCGGCGAAGCCGACCGCATCGTCACCGTGCTCACCCGCAGCCATGGCCTCGTCCGGGCCGTCGCCAAGGGGGTGCGGCGGACGAAATCGCGTTTCGGCTCCCGCCTCGAGCCCTTCATGCTCATCGACGTGCAATGCCATGTCGGACGCAACCTCGACATCGTCACCCAGGTCGAGCTCATCGAACCCTTCGCCCGCGGAATCGCCACGGACTTCGATGTCTATTCGGCCGCCTCGGTGATGGCGGAGACCGCACGCAGCATCACCGAAGTCGAACCTCAATCTCGCACCCACTTCCTCCTCCTCGTGTCCGCGATCCGCTCACTGTGCAACCGCGAACACCCGCCGAGGCTGTCGCTGGATGCCTACCTGCTGCGCGCGATGTCCGTGGCCGGGTGGGCCCCGAGCCTGCTCGACTGCGCTCAGTGCGGCCGACCCGGACCACACCGCGCGTTCTCCGCCTCCCTGGGCGGGGCCGTCTGCACGAACTGCCGACCCTCCGGGGCGGCACTGCCCGATACCGACGCCCTCGAACATATGGCCGCGCTGCTGTCCGGCGACTGGGAGCGTGCCGAGGCGTCTGACTTACACGATCAGATCGACGGCTCGAAGCTCGTCTCCGACTGGGTGTCGTGGCACCTCGAACGCAACATCAGATCATTGAGAGTTCTGGAGAGCACATGA
- the leuA gene encoding 2-isopropylmalate synthase — protein sequence MMKLQKPTPMPFSKYKSFQDRINLDMRDRTWPDKLIRKAPRWLSTDLRDGNQALIDPMTPDRKRKMFDLLVKLGFKEIEVGFPAASQVDFDFVREIIEQDAIPDDVRISVLTQAREDLIERTVESLVGAKMPTVHLYNATAPVFRKVVFGFDGEGYDQTRDIALQGTQAVMKHAESLLSDADFGYQYSPEIFVDTEPDFALDIVGSVLDMWQPAAGRETVVNLPATVERGTPNTYADQIEWFCRNMPYRDEVAVSLHPHNDRGTGVAAAELGMMAGADRIEGCLFGNGERTGNLDLVTVALNLYTQGVDPELDFSDIDEVIHTVTECNQIGVHERHPYGGDLVFTSFSGSHQDAINKAFADREKKANAQGTPVDLMEWDMPYLPVDPKDLGRSYEAIIRVNSQSGKGGVTYLLKSEYGLDLPRRMQVEFSRAVQQHTESGGEVTAEEIRRIFNYEYLPADDREKAWGRFQIVGLRTESGNVDESGSSAERIEVDLIVDGQERTYEGRGNGPIDALVKILIDQFDVDVRLQDYSEHAIGSGADTMAAAYVELAVEDRVVWGAGLHPNITKASLKAVVSAVNRAARDRQA from the coding sequence ATCATGAAACTGCAGAAGCCCACTCCGATGCCGTTCAGCAAATACAAGTCGTTCCAGGACCGCATCAACCTGGACATGCGCGACCGGACATGGCCCGACAAACTCATCCGCAAGGCCCCGCGCTGGCTGAGCACCGATCTGCGTGACGGCAACCAGGCACTCATCGATCCGATGACGCCGGACCGCAAACGCAAGATGTTCGATCTGCTCGTCAAGCTCGGCTTCAAGGAGATCGAGGTCGGATTCCCCGCCGCCAGCCAGGTCGACTTCGACTTCGTCCGCGAGATCATCGAACAGGACGCGATCCCCGACGATGTGCGCATCTCCGTGCTCACGCAGGCCCGAGAGGACCTCATCGAGCGCACCGTCGAATCCCTCGTCGGCGCGAAGATGCCCACCGTCCACCTCTACAATGCGACCGCCCCGGTCTTCCGCAAGGTCGTCTTCGGCTTCGACGGCGAAGGCTATGACCAGACCCGCGATATCGCCCTGCAGGGCACACAGGCGGTGATGAAGCACGCGGAGTCGCTGCTCTCCGACGCGGACTTCGGATACCAGTACTCGCCGGAGATCTTCGTCGACACCGAACCCGATTTCGCGCTCGACATCGTCGGCTCCGTGCTCGACATGTGGCAGCCGGCCGCCGGTCGTGAAACCGTCGTCAACCTGCCCGCCACTGTCGAACGCGGAACTCCCAACACCTATGCGGACCAGATCGAATGGTTCTGCCGCAACATGCCCTACCGCGACGAAGTGGCCGTGTCCCTGCACCCGCACAACGACCGGGGCACCGGCGTCGCCGCCGCGGAGCTGGGCATGATGGCCGGAGCCGACCGCATCGAAGGCTGCCTGTTCGGCAACGGTGAGCGCACCGGCAACCTCGACCTCGTGACCGTCGCCCTCAACCTGTACACGCAGGGCGTGGACCCCGAACTCGACTTCTCGGACATCGACGAAGTCATCCACACCGTCACCGAGTGCAACCAGATCGGCGTCCACGAACGTCACCCCTACGGCGGCGACCTCGTCTTCACCTCGTTCTCCGGCTCGCACCAGGACGCGATCAACAAGGCCTTCGCCGACCGTGAGAAGAAGGCGAACGCCCAGGGCACGCCCGTCGACCTCATGGAATGGGACATGCCCTACCTGCCGGTCGACCCGAAGGACCTCGGACGCTCGTATGAGGCGATCATCCGTGTGAATTCGCAGTCCGGCAAGGGCGGCGTGACCTACCTGCTCAAGAGCGAATACGGCCTCGACCTGCCGCGCCGCATGCAGGTCGAATTCTCCCGCGCAGTGCAGCAGCACACCGAGTCAGGCGGCGAGGTCACCGCCGAAGAGATCCGTCGCATCTTCAACTACGAATACCTGCCCGCCGACGACCGTGAGAAGGCCTGGGGCCGCTTCCAGATCGTGGGTCTGCGCACAGAGTCGGGCAATGTCGACGAATCCGGTTCCTCCGCCGAGCGCATCGAGGTCGACCTCATCGTCGACGGTCAGGAACGCACGTACGAAGGTCGCGGCAATGGGCCGATCGACGCGCTCGTGAAGATCCTCATCGACCAGTTCGATGTCGATGTCCGCCTGCAGGACTACTCCGAGCACGCAATCGGCTCCGGCGCCGACACCATGGCCGCCGCCTACGTCGAGCTCGCGGTCGAGGACCGCGTCGTCTGGGGTGCCGGACTGCACCCGAACATCACGAAGGCCTCGCTCAAGGCAGTCGTCTCGGCCGTCAACCGCGCAGCCCGGGACCGTCAGGCCTGA
- a CDS encoding DUF6636 domain-containing protein, with protein MSIPPVPNHPPRPGRRKPAEESPESITTQLFIGQDESAAADGSTQALTPAELKRLRSMVESDGTDATEVLSLEELRQLAAADGYETGGLPAAPRKANSEDIAAAEAASAPKQWNPLPNSTAQAGAEHPSDPAQASGSAHTSGPAHSSGSAHPHEGRWGQEFGAAGHAAAGQPQAMPSPGEAQVGGSHPAGAHPGGAQAGGAQSGGSQPGGPQPMPAGYAPAYAAAPAGAAGGGYGPGPHGPDGPGYGGPGGPGGPVGPGGYGGPGGPGGPYGHRPETKKVPVWLWVLATIALVLALGIVGYIVWDSTQGSDDTSAAPTDEPSIGQTDDPEPTDSGSSEPPVAKESFTSPSGNIACTIDSERARCVIKDYDYSPPAKPDDCRLDDWGAIVVANKEGAGFSCVEAPESGGAARVLGYGESISAEGMTCTSSEEGMECKSDDSGVGFNVRRASVDFLK; from the coding sequence ATGAGCATTCCACCCGTGCCGAACCACCCTCCGCGCCCCGGGCGTCGGAAACCGGCCGAGGAGTCTCCGGAGTCGATCACAACGCAGTTGTTCATCGGCCAGGACGAGTCCGCGGCCGCGGATGGTTCTACTCAAGCGCTGACCCCCGCAGAACTGAAGAGGCTGCGGTCGATGGTCGAATCCGACGGCACCGACGCCACCGAGGTCCTCAGCCTCGAGGAGCTGCGTCAGCTCGCCGCGGCTGACGGATACGAAACCGGTGGACTTCCCGCCGCGCCGCGGAAAGCGAACTCCGAGGACATCGCCGCGGCAGAAGCCGCCTCGGCGCCGAAGCAGTGGAACCCGCTGCCGAACTCGACTGCCCAGGCGGGTGCCGAGCATCCGTCGGATCCCGCACAAGCCTCAGGCTCTGCGCATACCTCAGGTCCCGCGCATTCCTCAGGCTCAGCACATCCGCACGAGGGCCGATGGGGCCAGGAATTCGGGGCGGCCGGACACGCTGCCGCAGGGCAGCCGCAGGCAATGCCGTCACCCGGTGAAGCGCAGGTCGGCGGGTCCCATCCCGCTGGGGCTCACCCCGGTGGGGCTCAGGCTGGCGGGGCTCAATCTGGCGGATCTCAACCAGGGGGACCGCAGCCGATGCCTGCCGGATACGCTCCTGCCTACGCCGCAGCTCCGGCCGGTGCCGCAGGAGGCGGTTACGGTCCAGGCCCCCACGGCCCCGATGGACCCGGCTACGGTGGTCCCGGCGGACCGGGTGGCCCTGTCGGACCGGGCGGCTACGGCGGACCCGGAGGACCCGGAGGACCGTATGGTCACCGGCCCGAGACGAAGAAGGTCCCGGTATGGCTGTGGGTGCTTGCGACGATTGCGCTGGTCCTCGCCCTCGGCATCGTCGGCTACATCGTCTGGGACTCCACCCAAGGCTCCGACGACACCTCGGCCGCTCCCACGGACGAACCGTCGATCGGACAGACCGACGACCCCGAACCCACCGACTCAGGCAGCTCCGAACCACCTGTGGCCAAGGAGTCCTTCACGTCCCCGTCAGGCAATATCGCCTGCACCATCGACTCCGAACGCGCCCGCTGCGTGATCAAGGACTACGACTACTCGCCCCCGGCGAAGCCCGATGACTGCCGACTCGACGACTGGGGCGCCATCGTCGTGGCAAACAAGGAGGGCGCAGGATTCTCCTGTGTCGAAGCCCCCGAATCCGGCGGTGCCGCACGTGTGCTCGGCTACGGCGAATCCATCTCCGCCGAGGGAATGACCTGCACGTCCTCCGAAGAGGGCATGGAATGCAAGTCCGACGACTCGGGAGTCGGATTCAACGTCCGCCGCGCCTCGGTCGACTTCCTCAAGTGA
- a CDS encoding L,D-transpeptidase family protein — translation MSNGVHRRASVPAFLALTLLLTACGTDSDGGGESAANVESTAVAAPAQQTSFGDFAAPEQVSPAGADSGQSPDSADQSPNDAATDSGQASSDAEANGPAHEVPVPGLAKEYADQIPEETSQVLVATSPDADSENSTLSFFEFEDKKWKKLKTFSAHNGSNGWLKDRREGDKTTPIGVFTLSDAGGFKPNPGTKLPYTQDDRLPSSATVAYGADYESVFDYIIAIDYNRKPGTPPTDKTRPMGWDKGGGIWLHLDHDSGTNGCVTLDEADLTWIMRTIDPDDHPRIAMGPETELKK, via the coding sequence ATGTCCAATGGTGTCCACCGGCGTGCGAGCGTGCCTGCGTTCCTTGCGCTCACTCTGCTGCTCACCGCCTGCGGCACCGATTCCGACGGCGGGGGCGAATCCGCCGCGAACGTCGAATCCACTGCTGTGGCCGCTCCAGCCCAGCAGACGAGTTTCGGCGACTTTGCGGCTCCGGAGCAGGTCTCACCTGCCGGTGCCGATTCCGGCCAGTCCCCGGACAGCGCAGACCAGTCCCCAAACGATGCCGCCACCGACTCCGGCCAGGCCTCGAGCGACGCCGAGGCGAACGGCCCCGCCCATGAGGTTCCCGTTCCCGGGCTGGCGAAGGAGTATGCGGACCAGATCCCCGAGGAGACCTCTCAGGTGCTCGTCGCGACCTCGCCCGATGCCGATTCGGAGAACTCGACGCTGAGCTTCTTCGAGTTCGAGGACAAGAAGTGGAAGAAGCTCAAGACATTCTCAGCTCACAACGGCAGCAACGGCTGGCTGAAGGATCGACGAGAAGGCGATAAGACGACCCCGATCGGCGTCTTCACACTCAGCGACGCCGGAGGATTCAAACCGAACCCGGGCACGAAGCTGCCCTACACTCAGGACGATCGTCTGCCCTCGTCGGCGACAGTCGCCTACGGTGCGGACTACGAATCCGTGTTCGACTACATCATCGCCATCGACTACAACCGCAAACCGGGAACCCCGCCCACGGACAAGACCCGGCCGATGGGCTGGGACAAGGGCGGCGGAATCTGGCTGCACCTCGACCACGACTCGGGGACGAATGGCTGTGTGACCCTCGACGAGGCCGACCTCACATGGATCATGCGCACCATCGACCCCGATGACCATCCGCGCATCGCCATGGGCCCCGAAACCGAGCTGAAGAAGTAG
- a CDS encoding NAD(P)-dependent oxidoreductase, giving the protein MHILLFGASGHVGTGIAQHLGPDHSITGVVRRPPDADAPYQPLVVPAWVDEPDEVITALAASEAGPVDAVIAAVGGWYIDAPVLERGLAKFDTDYDAYLRGHFTACAITQQLSTKNDRRPVHLALNGVASVEALSGSGAISVFGAAQKMLIEVAAAETPTVDYRELRVMAPIGGDDRNDLSGGVETVGLAEVAASASAILTSPDRFDVSTEIHAGGTAAD; this is encoded by the coding sequence ATGCATATCCTCCTCTTCGGTGCTTCCGGCCATGTCGGCACGGGCATCGCCCAGCACCTCGGCCCCGACCACAGCATCACCGGGGTTGTGCGCAGACCTCCGGACGCTGATGCGCCCTATCAGCCGCTTGTCGTGCCTGCGTGGGTTGACGAACCCGACGAGGTGATCACCGCACTCGCCGCCTCCGAGGCGGGCCCGGTCGATGCCGTCATCGCAGCAGTCGGCGGCTGGTACATCGACGCACCGGTGCTGGAGCGAGGTCTGGCGAAGTTCGACACCGACTACGACGCCTACCTGCGCGGCCATTTCACGGCGTGCGCGATCACGCAGCAGCTGTCGACCAAGAACGACCGCCGTCCGGTGCATCTGGCCCTCAACGGCGTCGCGAGCGTCGAAGCCCTGTCGGGGTCCGGGGCGATCAGCGTGTTCGGAGCCGCACAGAAGATGCTCATCGAGGTGGCCGCCGCCGAAACGCCGACTGTGGACTACCGTGAGCTGCGGGTCATGGCTCCGATCGGCGGGGATGACCGCAATGACCTCAGCGGGGGAGTGGAAACGGTCGGGCTCGCCGAGGTGGCCGCCTCGGCGAGTGCGATCCTCACCTCACCCGATCGCTTCGATGTGAGCACGGAGATCCATGCGGGAGGAACCGCAGCCGACTGA